The window TTCGCAGAGAACTATTATTATGTCATGTGTCGTCAGCGCGATTGTTCGTGCTGGTTAATCCTATTTGGCCCTCGCCGATCGAGATGGCGCGGTTGTGCGTCAACAGGAGAATTTCAATGGACAGGTGGCATGGTTTCGGAAGAGTGCGCAACGTCCTGGCAGCAATCTTTCTCTCCGCCTTTATTATCGCCGCATTGAGCAGCAGCTCCCTGAACCTGAGCGCCCAGGGTGGCGCCTGGGAAGGCAAATACTGGAACAACCGGAATCTGTCCGGCAATCCGGTGCTGGTGCGGCAGGATGCCGGCATCAACTTCGACTGGGGCGCCGGCTCCCCGGCATATGAAATATTCACCGACAACTTCTCCGCCCAATGGACGCAGACGGCGAATTTGCCGGCCGGCACCTACCGTTTCTCGGCCACGACCGATGACGGCATGCGCGTCTGGGTCGATAACGTGCTGATCATCGATGTCTGGTTCGACAGCCAGGCCCACACGGTCAACGCCGACGTCTTCCTGGGCGCGGGCAACCACACCATCGTCGTCCAGTATTTCGAGGCGGGCGGCGTGGCCGTGGCCAAGATGAACTTCGTCCAGGTGGGCGGCACGACGCCGCCGCCGACCGGCGGCCAGCCCTGGTTCAATGAATATTTCACCAATACCAACCTGAGCGGCACGCCGGCGCTGACCGGCACGACCTCGGCCGTCAACTTCAACTGGGGCTTCGGCACGCCCGCCCCCGGTTTCCCGGCCGATTTCTTCTCCGTGCGCTGGGTGCGCAACCTGCCGGTGGAGGCCGGGCGCTATCGCTTCAGTGTCACGTCCGATGACGGCGTCCGGGTATGGGTCAACAATATCCTCATCATCGATCAGTGGCGCGTTCAGGCGGCCACGACGCACCAGGCCGACATCGATCTGCCCGCCGGCAATGTTCCCATCAAGGTGGAATATTTCGAGAATACCGAACGGGCCTATGTGGTACTGAACTGGACGCGGCTATCGACCACCCCGCCGCCGGCCACGGGCGCCTCCCACGCCGAATACTTCAACAATATGAACCTGGGCGGTTCGCCCGTGCTGGTGCGCGATGAGGCGGCGATCAATTACAACTGGGGCCACGGCTCGCCCGCGGCCCAGGTGCCGGTCGACCGTTTCTCCGCCCGCTGGACGGCCAACCTCACCCTGACCCCCGGCCGCTACCGCTTCTCGGCCACCAGCGATGACGGCGTGCGCGTGTGGGTCAACAACCAGTTGCTCATCGATGCCTGGTTCGACCGCCCGGCGCGCACCTTCACCGGCGAATACGACGTCGGCGCGGGCGCCATCCCGGTGCGGGTGGAGTATTACGAGAATACCAATCTGGCCGAAATGCGCTTTGGCTACTCGCTCGTCTCCGGCCAGCCCGGCACCGGCGGCCAATACCCCGGCACGGCCACGGTTACGTCCTACCGGCTGAACGTGCGGCGCGGGCCGGGCACGAACTTCGCCATCATCACCCGGCTGAACACGGGCAACGTCGTGAACCTGACCGGCTATCGCAATGGCGACGCCACCTGGGTGCAGGTCGCGCTGGCGGACGGGACGACCGGCTGGGTCAGCGCGCTCTACGTCCGCACCAGTATCCCCATCAGCGGCCTTATCCCGCTGACACCCACGACGCCCAACCCACCGCCGCCCACAACCGGCGGAACCGGGACGGTCATCACCGGCATGTTGAACGTCCGCACCGGGCCGGGCGTCGGCTTCGCGGCCTTCACGACGGTCAGCAATGGCGCGACCGTAACCCTGCTGGGGCGCGATGCGACGGCCACCTGGGTCAAGGTCATCCTTCGCGACGGCCGCCAGGGTTGGGTGAATGCCTCCTTCCTGAGCACCACCGTGCCGGTCGGCAATCTGCCGATCATCAATATCTAGCCCACGCCTCCAATCAATCAGCCTCCCCGGTCGTTGACCGGGGAGGCTTTTTTGTTTTGGCTACGCGGCGCGGGCAAATTAGAATACAATTTCAATCAATCGTTAACGGCCGCTCGCCCGAAACAGCTGATGTTCTCCTTCGAGTTCCCCCCACTAACCGGCGACATCCTGCTGGGCGCAATCCTGATTTTCGCCTTGCGCGTTGTCGGCATCGCCATCAGCACCCTGCGCGTTCTGGCCATGATGCGCGGCAAACGCGCGGCGGCCTTCGTGGCCGGCTTCTTCGAGGTCCTGACCTACGTGATCGCCATTGCCGAAGTGGTCAACAATCTTGATAATATCTGGAATGTCCTGGGCTACTGTCTGGGCTTTTCCGTCGGCACCGTGGCCGGGATGATCCTCGATGAGCGAACGGCTTCGGGCTTCATCAATGTGCGCATCATCTCCCGCTACAAGGCGCAGAGCATCGTCGAGGAGATTCATCAGGCCGGGTTTGGCGCCACTGTTGGCTGGGGGCACGGGCGAGGCGGCACGGTCGGCATGATCGTGGCCGTCGTGGGGCGCAAGGATGCCGACCGCATTTGTGCCATTGCCGAGAACGTCGATGCCAATGCCTTCATTACCATCGAAGACGCCCGCTCCGTTCGGCGCGGGTACATCCAAATGAATCGCCTGGAAAGATAAGTTGCCGGCGTGACAGGAGCAAACCTATGAACGCGATTACCCTTCTGGACGGTAGTTTGAAGTTGTCGATTTATTACGATGCATCGGACCGCGAATTTGACGACGATATCTGTCTGTCATTCGAGGAAGATTGCCCGGAAGAAGAAAAACTATTCAAGGCGGATGAAGTCAGCCTCTATCTGACCCCGGAGCAAACGGCGCTGATCGTCCTGGAACTGAATCGGGCGTTGCAGGCGTATCGCCACGACCAAACAACCGATGAAGGCCGCGCACCCGGCTGACAGGTCGAGCCGCCGCGACAACCGGCCAGAGTCTGTAATGGGAATACTGTATGACGAGTAACACGAACCGCAAGAAAGTTTCGCTCCTCGATTTGCAGGCCAAGAAGCAGCGCGGCGAACCGATCACCATGCTGACCGCCTACGATTATACCGGCGCGCTGCTGGTCGACCGGGCGGAGATCGACACCATCCTGGTGGGCGATTCGCTGGGCATGGTCGTAATGGGCCTGGACAGCACGGTTCCGGTGACAATGGATGAAATGCTCCACCACTGCCGCGCCGTCGCGCGTGGGGCAACCTATGCCCATTTGATCGGCGATATGCCGTTCATGTCCTATCAGGCTGACGTGAGCGAGGCCGTGCGCAACGCGGGCCGCATGCTGAAGGAAGGCCACGTTGATAGCATCAAGCTGGAGGGGGGGCGCGAGATGGCCGCCACGGTGCGGGCCATCGTCGCCGCCGGGATCGCCGTCATGGGCCACATTGGACTGACGCCGCAATCGCTGAGCAAATTGGGCGGCTTCCGGGCGCAGGGGCGCACGGCCGAGGCCGCCCGCCGGCTGCTCGACGACGCCCTGGCCCTGGAAGACGCGGGCTGCTATGCCATCGTCCTGGAGGCCGTGCCCGCGCCGGTGGCGGCCGAGATCAGCCGCCGCCTGCGCATCCCCACCATCGGCATCGGCGCCGGGCCGGGTTGCGATGGGCAGGTGCTGGTCTTCCACGACATCCTCGGGCTGTACGACCGCCTCCAGCCGCGCTTTGTCAAGGAGTATGCCCAGCTCCAGCAGCCGATCCTCGACGCCTTCGTCGCCTATCGCGAGGACACGGTTCACCATCGCTTTCCCACGGCCGAACATTCCTTCTCAATGAATGCCGAGGAACTGGAGGCTTTTCAAAAAAGCCTGGAAGAGTAGGCGGCCATGAAAATCGGTATCGTGGGCATCGGCGCGTTGGGCTGCTTGCTGGGCGCTTACTTGGAGGAAGTGGCCGACGTCGTCCTGATCGGCCAGTGGCCGGAGCAAGTGGCGACCATTCGCGCCGCCGGCTTGTGGCTGGAGCGGCTCGATGGCCGGCGCACGCGCCATTCTCTGCCCATCACCTCTGACCCGACCGAAATAGGGTGCGTGGATGTCGCGTTGATCGCCGTTAAGAGCCGGCAAACAAAGGATGCGGCCCATCTGGCTGCCCCCCTGCTGGACGCGGACGGACTGGTGGTGACGCTGCAAAACGGGTTGAATAATTGCGCCACGTTGCGCGGCGTCCTGGGCGAGAGTCGGGTCACGCTGGGCGTCACCGCCCAGGGGGCGACACTCTTGGGCGCGGGCCAGGTACGTCATGCCGGTGCTGGCCCTACCTATTTTGGGCTTGATCTAGCGCTTGGTTCGGCCCAGCAAGAGCGGTTACCGCGCCTCGTCGAACTTTTCAACAGCGCCGGCTTTGAAGCCCATCTGGTGGCGGATACCGACGGGCTGGTTTGGAGCAAGCTGGCGGTCAACGCGGCCATCAATCCCCTGACGGCCCTGCTACGCGTGCCCAATGGCTTTCTGAGCGAGCATGACGCGCTGGTGGCGGTGATGCGCGGCGTGGCCCAGGAGGTCGTCGCCGTGGCCGCGGCCCAGGGTATCACCCTGCCCCTGCCCGACACGCTAGATCGCCCCCGCATCGTGGCCCAGGCCACGGCCGCCAACCGCTCCTCCATGCTCCAGGACGTGGAGCGCGGCGCGCTGACGGAAAACGACGCCATCTGCGGCGCGGTGGCCCGTCTCGGCCGCGACTTGAGTGTGCCCACACCGCTGAATAGCCGCCTGTGCCGGCTGGTGCGCCAGGTGGACGAAGTCCGGCCGCCGCTGCGTGAAGCGGGCGACGTGGCCGGGTTACTGGCCCTATTGAACGACGTAAGCGAGTGAAGTGATGAGAATATTGCATACCATTGCCGAAGTCAGGGATTTTCGCCGGAGCCAGGGTCAGGCGACGCTGGGGCTCGTGCCCACGATGGGCTTTCTCCACGAGGGGCATCTGGCTCTGGTGCGCCAGGCGCGGGCGGAAAACGAATCAGTCGCGGTCAGCATTTATGTCAATCCCAAACAGTTCGGCCCAACAGAAGATTTGAGCCGCTACCCGCGCGATCTGGCGCGCGATCTCGCCCTGTTGGGCGAAGAAGGGGTGGACTGTGTTTTCATTCCTGACAATGAAGAGATGTACCCGACCGATTTCCAATCCGGCGTGGTGGTAAAAGAGATCACCCAGCCGCTGGAAGGCGCGCGCCGCCCGACCCATTTCGAGGGCGTCACGACCGTCGTCGCCAAGCTGTTCAACATTTTCCAACCCACCCGGGCCTATTTCGGCCAGAAGGACGCCCAACAGGTGGCCGTCGTGCGGCAGATGGTGCGCGACCTGAACTTCGGGCTGGGCATCGTCGTCGGCCCGACGGTGCGCGAGGCGGACGGGTTGGCGCTGAGTTCGCGCAACAAATATCTGACGGTCGAGCAACGGGCGACGGCCACCGTGCTCCATCGGGCGCTCCGGTCGGCCGAGGCCCACTGGCAATCAGGCGAACGGGATAGCGACGCGCTCCGCTCGACGATGCGGCAACTGCTTGAGGCTGAGCCGTTGGCGCGGGTCGATTACGTCAGCGCGGCCGATCCGGCCACCCTGGGAGAGTACGCGGGCCTCATCCCACCCGGCGCGGGGGCCTTGCTGTCGATGGCCGTTTTCTTCGACCGCACGCGATTGATCGACAACGTCCTGCTCAGCGGCGACGCCACGACGTGAGATAATGACCGACGCGTTGACATTCCCACCTGAATTAGTGGAGCGGTTGCGAACGGCGGCCAACGTGGTAGTGCTTACCGGCGCGGGCATCTCAGCTGAGAGCGGCATCCCCACCTTCCGCGAGGCGCAAACCGGCCTGTGGGCGCAATACGACCCGCAAGAACTGGCGACCCCGCAAGCCTTCCGGCGCAACCCCCGTCTGGTATGGGAATGGTACGCCTGGCGACGCGCGCTTGTCGGCCAAGCCGCCCCCAACGCCGGCCATTACGCGCTGGCCGAGTTGGAGCGCCGTGTGCCCCACTTCAGCCTGATCACCCAAAACGTGGATGGCCTCCACCAGCAGGCGGGCAGCGGCAACGTGATCGAACTACACGGCAATATCGCCCGCGTTAAGTGCGCCGCCGAAGATCGGGTGGTTGACCAGTGGGCCGAGACGGCGACTCCCCCGCCGCGCTGTCCCCAGTGCGGCGCGCTGCTGCGGCCCGATGTGGTCTGGTTCGGCGAAATGTTGCCGGCGGCGGCGCTGGAGCGGGCTTTTCAGGTTTCGGGCGCGGCCGATCTATTCCTGACCGTGGGCACGTCGGGCATCGTCCAGCCGGCGGCCTCTTTGCCGCTTGAAGCGGTCGAGGCCGGGGCGTTGGTCGTCGAGATCAACCCCGAGACCACTCCTCTCTCACCATGGATGACCTTCTCGTTACGCGGCGCTGCCGGTCGTCTTTTACCCGATCTACTCGCTGCCGCTTGGCCGCCTCCTGCCTGAGTAAAAATTTTCTCAAGGTTGACGCCGGCCAGGTTAATCACTAGCTTACGCTTGCCGTGTCTGCTATCATGGTTTTATCCGCGCCCCGAGGCCAATCATATGACCGAATCCAACGTTGCTACACCGATCAACCCGCTCCTTCTGGAAATATTGCGCTGCCCGGTGGCCGTGCGCGCCGCCAACGCCGGCGCCGATCCCGGACGGCTGCGGCTTGTCGGCGACCAGTGGCTTGTTTGCGACGAATCGGGCATGAAATATCCTATTCGCAACGGCATCCCGATCATGCTCATCGAAGAGGGCGAGAAATGGCGCGATACGGCCGAGAGCGATCTGCCGCTGCCCCCGCCCGCCGCTTGAAATCGCGCCCGCGATGGTTCGCCATGACGACCATATTGCAGATCGAGGATAATTACGCCAACCGCCGGCTGGTCGAGCGCGTGCTGGAGCCGACCGGGTATCGCCTGATCCATGCCTTCGACGGGCAGAGCGGCATCAATGCCGCCCTGCAAGATCGGCCGGATTTGATTTTGCTCGATATGGGCCTGCCGGATATGGACGGCCAGACGATCGTCGCGATTCTGCGCGAGTCGCCCATGCTCAGCGATGTGCCCATCATTGCCCTGACGGCCTGGCCGCCCACGATCGCCATTGAGATGGCCGCCCGCTATGGCTGTGACGGCTGCATCACCAAGCCGATCAACGTGTCGGAATTTCCGGGGCAGATCGCCGCTTATCTATCGCCCTAATCGTGCTCCACCGCCCGGAGCGTTATTCAGCCCGCAATCAGCCTCATGGATCTATATCCAGCAAGCGAATTCTCCCTAGAAGAACTCACCGAGGCCTATAATCAGACCCGCGCTGATTATCTCATCCCGATGCCGATGAACTCCGTTCGGATGCAAGAGTACATCCTCCTGTATGACATCGATTTGGCCCGTTCACGGGTGGCGGTCGTGGACGGCGCGATTGTCGGATTGGGGATGCTGGGGTTGCGGCCGGAGATGGGCTGGCTCACCCGGCTGGGGGTATTGGCCGAGGGGCGTCGCCAGGGGGTCGGCAACGCCATTCTGCAAGCCCTGCTCGACGAGGCGCGCCACATTGGCTTGCCGGTCGTCTGGCTGGAGGTGATTCTGGGCAACCTGCCGGCCCACGAGCTTTTCATCAAGCATCACTTTCGGACCACGCGCGAGTTAATCGTCGCCCGCCGCTCCCCCACAGCTGAACGCACCATGACCGCGGTCACCGCCGCGCGCAAAATCCATTATCTCCAGCATGACGAGGCCATCGACCTGCACTGCCGCCGCGGGGAGCGCATGAATTGGCTGACCTCGATCGATACCATGCGCAACGTACGCCGCCTGTCGAATGCCGCCGCCCTGGGTGATTACGAACAGGGCATGCCGCAGGAGATGCCCCACCTATCGGGTATCTGGATTGAGTTCAACGACGGTTCGCAGGGCTGGGTAACCTATATGGCGACCAGCTATCAATTAAAGAATATCAGTGTGGAAGTCGTGCGCGGCGACGCAACGCGCACGACGGCCAACCTCCTGGAATTCATGCACCGCCTGCATACAGCCCAGGACGCGATTGTGGAAAACATACCGGACGATGCGCGCTGGCAAGGCTATCACCAGGCCGGCTATTTCGAGGTATTTCGTCGCATCGAGATGGTGTGCGATCTCAGCGCCTATTCAAACAATGCCAGCTATGGAGGATGAGGGGAAGTGATCATTACGCCCGAAGCAGTCGTAGATGCGGCCGACCGCATTGCCCACGTTGCCCACCGGACTCCGGTATTGACCTCCCGGACGGTCGACGAGCGCCTCGGTTATCACGTGTTCTTCAAATGCGAGAATTTGCAACGCATCGGCGCGTTCAAATTTCGCGGGGCCTACAACGCCATCAGCCGCCTGAGCGCCGCCGAACAGACCGCGGGCGTCGTCACCCATTCCAGCGGCAACCATGCCCAGGGTGTGGCCCTGGCCGCCCGGCTGTTGGGGGTGCGGGCCGTGGTTGTCATGCCCGAGGACTCGCCACCCAACAAACGCGCCGCCACCGCGGGCTACGGCGCGGAAATCGTCACCTGCCCGGCCCTCAGGCGCGAGGAGGTGACCGCCGATCTCATCGCCGCACACGGCTACACCCTCATCCATCCTTACGATAACGATGACATCATCGCCGGGCAGGGCACCGCGGCGCTGGAACTGTTCGATGAGGTGGGGCCATTGGATTATTTGTTCGTGCCCGTCGGCGGCGGTGGGTTGATCAGCGGTAGCGCCCTGGCCGCCCAGGTGCGCGCGCCGAATTGTCGCGTCGTGGGCGTCGAGCCGGCCTTGGGCGACGACGCCGGTCAATCCTGGCGCGACGGCCGCATCCACAAGCTCGACGCCGTGCCGGCCACCATCGCCGACGGCTTGCGCACG is drawn from Candidatus Promineifilum breve and contains these coding sequences:
- a CDS encoding GNAT family N-acetyltransferase → MQEYILLYDIDLARSRVAVVDGAIVGLGMLGLRPEMGWLTRLGVLAEGRRQGVGNAILQALLDEARHIGLPVVWLEVILGNLPAHELFIKHHFRTTRELIVARRSPTAERTMTAVTAARKIHYLQHDEAIDLHCRRGERMNWLTSIDTMRNVRRLSNAAALGDYEQGMPQEMPHLSGIWIEFNDGSQGWVTYMATSYQLKNISVEVVRGDATRTTANLLEFMHRLHTAQDAIVENIPDDARWQGYHQAGYFEVFRRIEMVCDLSAYSNNASYGG
- a CDS encoding SIR2 family NAD-dependent protein deacylase; translated protein: MTDALTFPPELVERLRTAANVVVLTGAGISAESGIPTFREAQTGLWAQYDPQELATPQAFRRNPRLVWEWYAWRRALVGQAAPNAGHYALAELERRVPHFSLITQNVDGLHQQAGSGNVIELHGNIARVKCAAEDRVVDQWAETATPPPRCPQCGALLRPDVVWFGEMLPAAALERAFQVSGAADLFLTVGTSGIVQPAASLPLEAVEAGALVVEINPETTPLSPWMTFSLRGAAGRLLPDLLAAAWPPPA
- a CDS encoding response regulator, which codes for MTTILQIEDNYANRRLVERVLEPTGYRLIHAFDGQSGINAALQDRPDLILLDMGLPDMDGQTIVAILRESPMLSDVPIIALTAWPPTIAIEMAARYGCDGCITKPINVSEFPGQIAAYLSP
- a CDS encoding Trm112 family protein codes for the protein MTESNVATPINPLLLEILRCPVAVRAANAGADPGRLRLVGDQWLVCDESGMKYPIRNGIPIMLIEEGEKWRDTAESDLPLPPPAA
- the panC gene encoding pantoate--beta-alanine ligase is translated as MRILHTIAEVRDFRRSQGQATLGLVPTMGFLHEGHLALVRQARAENESVAVSIYVNPKQFGPTEDLSRYPRDLARDLALLGEEGVDCVFIPDNEEMYPTDFQSGVVVKEITQPLEGARRPTHFEGVTTVVAKLFNIFQPTRAYFGQKDAQQVAVVRQMVRDLNFGLGIVVGPTVREADGLALSSRNKYLTVEQRATATVLHRALRSAEAHWQSGERDSDALRSTMRQLLEAEPLARVDYVSAADPATLGEYAGLIPPGAGALLSMAVFFDRTRLIDNVLLSGDATT
- a CDS encoding ketopantoate reductase family protein → MKIGIVGIGALGCLLGAYLEEVADVVLIGQWPEQVATIRAAGLWLERLDGRRTRHSLPITSDPTEIGCVDVALIAVKSRQTKDAAHLAAPLLDADGLVVTLQNGLNNCATLRGVLGESRVTLGVTAQGATLLGAGQVRHAGAGPTYFGLDLALGSAQQERLPRLVELFNSAGFEAHLVADTDGLVWSKLAVNAAINPLTALLRVPNGFLSEHDALVAVMRGVAQEVVAVAAAQGITLPLPDTLDRPRIVAQATAANRSSMLQDVERGALTENDAICGAVARLGRDLSVPTPLNSRLCRLVRQVDEVRPPLREAGDVAGLLALLNDVSE
- a CDS encoding DUF2179 domain-containing protein; amino-acid sequence: MFSFEFPPLTGDILLGAILIFALRVVGIAISTLRVLAMMRGKRAAAFVAGFFEVLTYVIAIAEVVNNLDNIWNVLGYCLGFSVGTVAGMILDERTASGFINVRIISRYKAQSIVEEIHQAGFGATVGWGHGRGGTVGMIVAVVGRKDADRICAIAENVDANAFITIEDARSVRRGYIQMNRLER
- the panB gene encoding 3-methyl-2-oxobutanoate hydroxymethyltransferase, translated to MTSNTNRKKVSLLDLQAKKQRGEPITMLTAYDYTGALLVDRAEIDTILVGDSLGMVVMGLDSTVPVTMDEMLHHCRAVARGATYAHLIGDMPFMSYQADVSEAVRNAGRMLKEGHVDSIKLEGGREMAATVRAIVAAGIAVMGHIGLTPQSLSKLGGFRAQGRTAEAARRLLDDALALEDAGCYAIVLEAVPAPVAAEISRRLRIPTIGIGAGPGCDGQVLVFHDILGLYDRLQPRFVKEYAQLQQPILDAFVAYREDTVHHRFPTAEHSFSMNAEELEAFQKSLEE
- a CDS encoding PA14 domain-containing protein gives rise to the protein MDRWHGFGRVRNVLAAIFLSAFIIAALSSSSLNLSAQGGAWEGKYWNNRNLSGNPVLVRQDAGINFDWGAGSPAYEIFTDNFSAQWTQTANLPAGTYRFSATTDDGMRVWVDNVLIIDVWFDSQAHTVNADVFLGAGNHTIVVQYFEAGGVAVAKMNFVQVGGTTPPPTGGQPWFNEYFTNTNLSGTPALTGTTSAVNFNWGFGTPAPGFPADFFSVRWVRNLPVEAGRYRFSVTSDDGVRVWVNNILIIDQWRVQAATTHQADIDLPAGNVPIKVEYFENTERAYVVLNWTRLSTTPPPATGASHAEYFNNMNLGGSPVLVRDEAAINYNWGHGSPAAQVPVDRFSARWTANLTLTPGRYRFSATSDDGVRVWVNNQLLIDAWFDRPARTFTGEYDVGAGAIPVRVEYYENTNLAEMRFGYSLVSGQPGTGGQYPGTATVTSYRLNVRRGPGTNFAIITRLNTGNVVNLTGYRNGDATWVQVALADGTTGWVSALYVRTSIPISGLIPLTPTTPNPPPPTTGGTGTVITGMLNVRTGPGVGFAAFTTVSNGATVTLLGRDATATWVKVILRDGRQGWVNASFLSTTVPVGNLPIINI